In the Ranitomeya imitator isolate aRanImi1 chromosome 2, aRanImi1.pri, whole genome shotgun sequence genome, atatactgtatcatcactacattgtacttacacatcaccgactctgctacatcacgtgtgtcctggtctatatatactgtatcatcactacattgtacttacacatcaccgactctgctacatcacgtgtgtcctggtctatgtatactgtatcatcactacattgtacttacacatcaccgactctactacatcacatgtgccctggtctatatatactgtatcatcactacattgtacttacacatcgcttgctctgctacatcacgtgtgccctggtctatatatactgtatcatcactacattgtacttacacatcaccgactctgctacatcacgtgtgtcctggtctatatatactgtatcatcactacattatacttacacatcaccgactctactacatcacgtgtgtcctggtctatatatactgtatcatcactacattgtacttacacatcaccgactctactacatcacatgtgccctggtctatatatactgtatcatcactacattatacttacacatcaccgactctactacatcacgtgtgtcctggtctatatatactgtatcatcactacattgtacttacacatcaccgactctactacatcacgtgtgccctggtctatatatactgtatcatcactacattgtacttacacatcaccgactctactacatcacatgtgccctggtctatatatactgtatcatcactacattatacttacacatcaccgactctactacatcacgtgtgtcctggtctatatatactgtatcatcactacattatacttacacatcaccgactctactacatcacgtgtgtcctggtctatatatactgtatcatcactacattgtacttacacatcaccgactctactacatcacatgtgccctggtctatatatactgtatcatcactacattatacttacacatcaccgactctactacatcacatgtgccctggtctatatatactatatcatcactacattgtacttacacatcaccgactctactacatcacgtgtgccctggtctatatatactgtatcatcactacattgtacttacacatcaccgactctactacatcacgtgtgtcctggtctatatatactgtatcatcactacattgtacttacacatcgccgactctactacatcacatgtgccctggtctatatatactgtatcatcactacattatacttacacatcaccgactctactacatcacgtgtgtcctggtctatatatactgtatcatcactacattgtacttacacatcaccgactctactacatcacgtgtgccctggtctatatatactgtatcatcactacattgtacttacacatcaccgactctgctacatcacgtgtgccctggtctatatatactatatcatcactacattgtacttacacatcaccgactctactacatcacgtgtgccctggtctatatatactgtatcatcactacattatacttacacatcaccgactctactacatcacgtgtgccctggtctatatatactatatcatcactacattgtacttacacatcaccgactctactacatcacgtgtgccctggtctatatatactgtatcatcactacattatacttacacatcaccgactctactacatcacgtgtgtcctggtctatatatactgtatcatcactacattgtacttacacatcaccgactctactacatcacgtgtgccctggtctatatatactgtatcatcactacattgtacttacacatcgccgactctactacatcacgtgtgccctgatctatatatatactgtatcatcactacattatacttacacatcaccgactctactacatcacgtgtgccctggtctatatatactgtatcatcactacattatacttacacatcaccgactctactacatcacgtgtgccctggtctatatatactgtatcatcactacattgtacttacacatcaccgactctgctacatcacgtgtgccctggtctatatatactgtatcatcactacattatacttacacatcaccgactctgctacatcacgtgtgtcctggtctatatatactgtatcatcactacattgtacttacacatcaccgactctgctacatcacgtgtgccctggtctatatatactgtatcatcactacattgtacttacacatcaccgactctgctacatcacgtgtgccctggtctatatatactgtatcatcactacattatacttacacatcaccgactcttctacatcacgtgtgccctggtctatatatactgtatcatcactacattgtacttacacatcaccgactcttctacatcacgtgtgccctggtctatatatactgtatcatcactacattgtacttacacatcaccggctctactacatcacgtgtgccctggtctatatatactgtatcatcactacattgtacttacacatcaccgactcttctacatcacatgtgccctggtctatatatactgtatcatcactacattatacttacacatcaccgactcttctacatcacgtgtgccctggtctatatatactgtatcatcactacattatacttacacatcaccgactctactacatcacgtgtgccctggtctatatatactgtatcatcactacattgtacttacacatcaccgactcttctacatcacgtgtgccctggtctatatatactgtatcatcactacattgtacttacacatcaccggctctactacatcacgtgtgccctggtctatatatactgtatcatcactacattgtacttacacatcaccggctctactacatcacgtgtgccctggtctatatatactgtatcatcactacattatacttacacatcgccgactctactacatcacgtgtaccctggtctatatatactgtatcatcactacattgtacttacacatcgccggctctgctacatcacgtgtgccctggtctatatatactgtatcatcactacattatacttacacatcaccggctctactacatcacgtgtgtcctggtctatatatactgtatcatcactacattgtacttacacatcgccggctctgctacatcacgtgtgccctggtctatatatactgtatcatcactacattgtacttacacatcgccggctctgctacatcacgtgtgtcctggtctatatatactgtatcatcactacattgtacttacacatcgccggctctgctacatcacgtgtgccctggtctatatatactgtatcatcactacattgtacttacacatcaccgactctactacatcacgtgtgtcctggtctatatatactgtatcatcactacattatacttacacatcaccgactctgctacatcacgtgtgccctggtctatatatactgtatcatcactacattatacttacacatcaccgactctgctacatcacgtgtgtcctggtctatatatactgtatcatcactacattgtacttacacatcaccgactctactacatcacgtgcgccctggtctatatatactgtatcatcactacattatacttacacatcaccgactctgctacatcacgtgtgccctggtctatatatactgtatcatcactacattatacttacacatcaccgactctactacatcacgtgtgtcctggtctatatatactgtatcatcactacattgtacttacacatcgccggctctgctacatcacgtgtgccctggtctatatatactgtatcatcactacattgtacttacacatcaccgactctactacatcacgtgtgccctggtctatatatactgtatcatcactacattgtacttacacatcaccggctctgctacatcacgtgtgtcctggtctatatatactgtatcatcactacattatacttacacatcaccgactctgctacatcacgtgtgccctggtctatatatactgtatcatcactacattatacttacacatcaccgactctgctacatcacgtgtgtcctggtctatatatactgtatcatcactacattgtacttacacatcaccgactctactacatcacgtgtgccctggtctatatatactgtatcatcactacattgtacttacacatcaccggctctgctacatcacgtgtgccctggtctatatatactgtatcatcactacattgtacttacacatcgccggctctgctacatcacctggGCCCTAGAACatatatttcacttctcatattggaAACCTACGCCAAATTGGTAGCAGGTTTCACTCCGTTTTTCAAGCAGATGTCGCCCTATAGATTGCAACGGGTGAAATCTGCATTGAAAATCCATGGCTGACCCACCCTGGTCATGAGAACGCTCCTGATTTACGTTTCTTCCATGGCAGGAGCTTGTGATTCTGTGGACCCCTCGTACTGTACTGTCATTTGCCCCAGATTAGGGGTGCAGAGTCCATCCCGCCACATGTCTGCCCGAGCACATATACACTGCGATGTATTCCTATATGCAGCACCTCCATAGTTACATGATAAGTCTTAAGGTGCTAGGTTTATTAAAAGGTTTGGGGCTATAAAATATGGGCGCTCcactcagcgtcggactggagcaccttgggccccccAGGGAAaattattcttggggcccactatgtagatacatagaaatagatacaagaccaccaattgtgcagtaaaaagcactaatatcagggtataatataaggtagttcacgtcttaattatgtagcaagggttggggtggccccctcacacaatataatgtagccccttcataaaatataatgcagtcccctctcagaatataatgcagcaccccacaaaatataatgcaaccccctcaggtataacgcagtccccaccatagaatataatgtagcactctcatagggtataatgcagcccccctcatatagtataatgcagcccaccacagaataaaaTGTAGTcctctgagagaatgcagccccaccacagaatataatgcagcccccccatagagtatattgtagccccctcgTATAGTAtggtgtagccccccataatataatgcagtgTAGTcccgagaataatgcagtccccccacagaatataatgtagccccctcataaagtataatgcagcctctctccacccccatcattgtcctcatcaccacctccatcattgccttctccccctccacccctatcattctccccaccacctccatcactgcccattccaccacctgcattattgcctcctcccccaccatcattgtccatttcatcacctccatcattgcctcccccaccttcatcattgcccatttcatcacctccatcattgcctcccaccaccatcattgcctccccctccACCATCactgaccatcacctccatcatcacctccgtcattgcctccccccaccaccatcattgcccatcacctccatcattgcctcccaccaccattgccaatcacctccatcattgcctctcccctccaccatcattgcccatcattgcctccccaccatcattgcctatcagcaccatcattgaccatcacctccatcattgcctccccaccaccactgcctatcacctccattgcctatcaccttcattgcctatcacctccatcattgcccatcacttccatcatagcctccccaccaccatcaatgcccatcacctccatcattgcctccccatcattgcctatcacctccatcattgtctcccccaccaccatcattgcccatcacctccatcattgtcttccccccaccaccatcattgcccatcatctccatcgtttccccccaccaatatcattgtacttcaccaccacacacacacacctcacctcatcacacacacacactcttacacacacacacacatgcaggcacatacacactcttacacacacacacacacatgcaggcacatacACACACtcttacacacacacacgcaggcgcagactctcacatacacacacacgcagacacagaCACAGGGTCCATAAAGATATTTGGGGATGCGCACGGGCATAGGATTGGAGTATAggggtgcatatagatatatgggggtgcaCAGGCATAAAGGAGTGCATATAGATATATAGGAGTTAGGagtgcacacagacacataggacaGGCATATAGGCGTACATATAGCTATGTGGGGTGCCCCCAGAAACATCACAGGCATATAGGGGTGCATAGATATACAGGGGTACACACAGACACATAGGACATGCATTGGGTGCATATAGATATAtaggggtgcacacagacacataggacaggcgtataggggtgcatatagatatataggggtgcacacagacacataggacaggcatataggggtgcatatagatatataGGGGTACACACAGACACATAGGACAGTTCGTATAGGGGTGCATGGATGAATTTAAATGCCTGATCCTTTTCTTCTAAGGGGTAATCGATCACCATGAAGCCTCTCTATAGGAAAGCTCCTAAAATTGATAGGTTTGGTCAACAAATTTGTATGGAGGCCTTAAGCCTAAAGTCTCTGTCTCCATGTGCCTTGTTGTTGAAGGCAATGTATTGTTCGTTGTTATCAGCCATCTGAATGTTCCGTACTGTTCCCTCCCCGTCTATAGTAATGAGTAACGAGCAGACAAGCGTACACAATAATAAAAGATTTTATTTGACAACAGAATGACATGAAAAAGAAATTTTCCGTCCCAAACGAGCGCTTGTAAAGAGATATCACTGAGACCGCTGCAAGATGTGTTATGGATCGGAGTGAGAGCACACCGGTATTAGTAAAAATGAGCTTACTACAGATGGGCTGGAGGAACCGGTGGCACCCAGATGTCctggaactacaagtctcagcatgtgGCCATGCAGTTAGAGAACAGCTGGGAGCCTGGAGTTACGCAAGGCTACGTTTGATGCCAGATGACATATCCCTAGTAAATGGAAATCTGCTGTTTGAAGAAGCAGTCCGGGTCGCGGCTCGCCCGCAGACACGGATGTCCATGCTAATACATAGTATTACAAACGTCCATATGTTTCACGCTTCTTAGAACAGAAGCTATATTCAGGTTTCAGCCGCCAGTGTGAGGCAGCAAATCAAAGCAAATCATTATATTAATTCAGCATGGGCACCATCCCAGTCACCGGTATTCATTCCGACACGTTCCAGCCTGGAACCTTATCCAGTGTAAACATAGGTGCAAATTGGATGGATCCCTTTAAGAAGAGGTGTCAGAATGTCGTCGTGTAGGTTAAAGAGCCGCCAACGTCTCTGTGGAGTGGGGGGTCCTGCTGATTTAGTCCATACTAGGCCCCTATAACAGTCTTTGAACTCTGTATGCACCTGGAATTTGGTAGTCCACAACCATGAACGTTCATAGTCACCTTTCACAGCAAGATGTCAAGTTCTTGCTCCGAGTGCAAGTTCTTGAGATAAGGCACTTGGCTAAATGTATTTGGTCCCGAGATACATCGCGTCAAACTCCTAAACGCACACGTACTTTTTCCACCAAGCTTTAGAAAGAGTCTTCATCTTGCTAGCCGTGGCGGCCATTTTTCTCTCCCTCTGGTTTCTCAGGTCGGAGTATCGGATGCCCGATAGTATGGCCGTGTCAAAGACATCTTTCAGGTTCTTCTGGGTAAGAGCAGAACATTCGACGTAGGCGACCGCCCCGATTTTTTCAGCGAGGGCCCTGGCAGAGGATGGGGGCACAGGTTTCTCCCGATACCGTGCCAACTGGATGAGGACCTTGACATCCTCTCGGAGGTCACACTGTGTGCCCACCAGGATGAGAGGCACGTTGGGGCAGTGAGTTTGTATCTCCGAGATCCACTTCTCTGATATGTTCTGAAAAGAAGATGGGCTCACGACGCTGAAACACAGGATGACCACGTCGGTTTTGGGGTAGCAGAAGTGACGCAGCTTGTCGAATTCATCCTGAAAAGAGAAAGAAATAGGAGTTTATGGATGTGTCTCCAGAAGAAGACGACACGAACTATGGGGCACGAACGATGTACGATGGACAACCCTAGAAGATATGAAGTCTGCTCCTCAGGTGGCACATGTCAGGGTGAAGGCAACAGTGTCCATCCCTCCCACTGCAAGGTGCTGGTGGGCAAAGGAGGACATGGAATCTGTTCTGCAGGTTGACACAGATCTAAAATATGGCGTCTCTACCTCCCTACAGGGATATACATAGAAGGAGTCACGCAATATGAGGCCTGACATACAATCCAGCTGAGCAC is a window encoding:
- the LOC138661812 gene encoding rho-related GTP-binding protein RhoU-like, producing the protein MPPQEMSMEYTSHFAPPVPPHKPKPLPTTGDQERNLKCVLLGDGAVGKTSLLVSYTTNGYPTRYIPTAFDDFSALVQVENTPVKLQLCDTAGQDEFDKLRHFCYPKTDVVILCFSVVSPSSFQNISEKWISEIQTHCPNVPLILVGTQCDLREDVKVLIQLARYREKPVPPSSARALAEKIGAVAYVECSALTQKNLKDVFDTAILSGIRYSDLRNQRERKMAATASKMKTLSKAWWKKYVCV